Proteins encoded within one genomic window of Triticum aestivum cultivar Chinese Spring chromosome 2D, IWGSC CS RefSeq v2.1, whole genome shotgun sequence:
- the LOC123049528 gene encoding uncharacterized protein produces MANQLPVQQQVDPLGHGDLNQHRMCAPRQQNLNNVPVIHLDIGRPPHGEEDDLAQRYENFVRIIIRRLTKICPATYYGKPITELPHTQMQRTILDPTEGHSYFRVVFFSSTNDYARVEFLIRDFDLYLLGFRRQLDGEWSAWFRFTPTLGWPSFPMGNVVNYEFDGGHQDKVDMGGRTTLEFIFHTIWTWHPNDMTSSNLKLALQKAITLICEALRFQYVLMSWSGGSKMERIQPPWTLQGCLAGESGSALAAGASCVKLP; encoded by the exons ATGGCGAACCAGCTGCCGGTGCAGCAGCAGGTCGACCCGCTTGGACATGGAGATCTCAACCAGCATCGCATGTGCGCCCCACGGCAGCAAAACCTGAAC AACGTTCCTGTCATCCACCTTGACATTGGACGTCCACCGCATGGAGAAGAAGACGACCTGGCCCAGCGCTATGAGAATTTCGTGCGGATAATCATCCGCCGATTAACAAAGATCTGCCCTGCAACCTATTACGGAAAGCCAATTACGGAATTACCCCATACCCAAATGCAGCGAACCATCCTAGATCCTACTGAGGGTCATAGCTACTTCCGTGTCGTCTTCTTTTCAAGCACCAATGATTATGCGAGAGTGGAATTCCTGATAAGGGACTTTGACCTCTATCTACTGGGATTTAGAAGGCAGCTGGATGGCGAGTGGTCGGCTTGGTTCCGTTTTACTCCTACTCTGGGGTGGCCGTCATTCCCGATGGGCAATGTTGTAAACTATGAGTTTGATGGGGGCCATCAGGACAA GGTTGACATGGGTGGTCGCACAACTCTAGAGTTTATCTTCCACACAATTTGGACGTGGCACCCGAATGATATGACAAGCTCAAATCTGAAGCTGGCGCTTCAAAAAGCAATTACGCTTATTTGCGAAGCACTACGATTCCAGTATGTTTTGATGAGCTGGTCAGGAGGATCCAAAATGGAGCGAATCCAACCGCCCTGGACATTGCAGGGCTGCCTAGCTGGAGAGTCTGGAAGCGCATTGGCAGCTGGGGCGTCATGTGTGAAATTGCCTTAG
- the LOC123049526 gene encoding uncharacterized protein isoform X1: MESFELELGDQWRRAGAGRPHDPTGVPPSRFLWGSNYPPMRFTFSGDGSTKNTLQFFSVKVAKINESLQWPLDVYGFFSVRDVVDHKRNMIFSRDRDNCQTISQEDPYLTLTGPTRAVVVTSDPLYFEIELKVKGTAESEDKYLSRLIMTYRTGFLDRSFTSGLSTLEMAFKEIIQSVEATISVKVVDGSWPDGFRGVFCASIDDIASLKVKLLECGDDRLPLDADGNIKLRCKVVSVGLEGLLRISVMAQCINGDQVVESHCREDVKSHEVVFEPRRSGTSSNTELKIGSCRMEVTVSWSLFSYQL, encoded by the exons ATGGAATCCTTTGAGTTGGAGCTTGGTGATCAGTGGCGTCGTGCTGGAGCTGGGCGGCCGCATGATCCCACCGGCGTCCCCCCGTCCAGATTTCTTTGGGGCAG CAACTATCCCCCCATGCGTTTCACCTTCTCTGGCGATGGCTCAACCAAGAATACGCTGCAGTTCTTTTCAGTCAAAGTTGCAAAAATTAACGAGAGCTTACAGTGGCCACTGGATGTGTATGGGTTCTTTTCCGTACGTGATGTGGTGGATCACAAACGCAACATGATCTTCTCCCGCGACAGGGATAACTGCCAGACCATCAGCCAAGAG GATCCCTATCTAACGCTGACAGGTCCAACCCGTGCTGTTGTGGTGACATCAGATCCTTTGTACTTTGAGATTGAGCTGAAAGTGAAGGGCACTGCTGAATCTGAGGATAAATATTTAAGCCGCCTAATTATGACATACAGGACAGGTTTTCTGGATAGAAGTTTCACTAGTGGGCTTAGCACTCTGGAGATGGCATTCAAAGAGATCATCCAATCTGTGGAGGCCACAATCAGTGTAAAAGTCGTTGATGGATCATGGCCAGATGGTTTTCGTGGTGTATTTTGTGCGAGCATCGATGACATAGCTAGCTTGAAAGTCAAGTTGCTGGAATGTGGAGATGATAGATTGCCTCTTGATGCTGATGGCAACATCAAGCTTAGATGCAAGGTCGTTTCTGTTGGACTTGAGGGATTGCTGAGGATTTCTGTCATGGCACAATGTATTAATGGGGATCAGGTTGTGGAGAGTCATTGCAGAGAAGATGTTAAGAGTCATGAAGTAGTGTTTGAACCCAGGAGATCGGGTACAAGCTCCAATACTGAGCTTAAAATTGGCTCTTGCAGAATGGAAGTCACTGTGAGCTGGTCCCTGTTCTCTTATCAGCTGTAA
- the LOC123049526 gene encoding uncharacterized protein isoform X2, which translates to MRFTFSGDGSTKNTLQFFSVKVAKINESLQWPLDVYGFFSVRDVVDHKRNMIFSRDRDNCQTISQEDPYLTLTGPTRAVVVTSDPLYFEIELKVKGTAESEDKYLSRLIMTYRTGFLDRSFTSGLSTLEMAFKEIIQSVEATISVKVVDGSWPDGFRGVFCASIDDIASLKVKLLECGDDRLPLDADGNIKLRCKVVSVGLEGLLRISVMAQCINGDQVVESHCREDVKSHEVVFEPRRSGTSSNTELKIGSCRMEVTVSWSLFSYQL; encoded by the exons ATGCGTTTCACCTTCTCTGGCGATGGCTCAACCAAGAATACGCTGCAGTTCTTTTCAGTCAAAGTTGCAAAAATTAACGAGAGCTTACAGTGGCCACTGGATGTGTATGGGTTCTTTTCCGTACGTGATGTGGTGGATCACAAACGCAACATGATCTTCTCCCGCGACAGGGATAACTGCCAGACCATCAGCCAAGAG GATCCCTATCTAACGCTGACAGGTCCAACCCGTGCTGTTGTGGTGACATCAGATCCTTTGTACTTTGAGATTGAGCTGAAAGTGAAGGGCACTGCTGAATCTGAGGATAAATATTTAAGCCGCCTAATTATGACATACAGGACAGGTTTTCTGGATAGAAGTTTCACTAGTGGGCTTAGCACTCTGGAGATGGCATTCAAAGAGATCATCCAATCTGTGGAGGCCACAATCAGTGTAAAAGTCGTTGATGGATCATGGCCAGATGGTTTTCGTGGTGTATTTTGTGCGAGCATCGATGACATAGCTAGCTTGAAAGTCAAGTTGCTGGAATGTGGAGATGATAGATTGCCTCTTGATGCTGATGGCAACATCAAGCTTAGATGCAAGGTCGTTTCTGTTGGACTTGAGGGATTGCTGAGGATTTCTGTCATGGCACAATGTATTAATGGGGATCAGGTTGTGGAGAGTCATTGCAGAGAAGATGTTAAGAGTCATGAAGTAGTGTTTGAACCCAGGAGATCGGGTACAAGCTCCAATACTGAGCTTAAAATTGGCTCTTGCAGAATGGAAGTCACTGTGAGCTGGTCCCTGTTCTCTTATCAGCTGTAA